A single window of Flagellimonas maritima DNA harbors:
- a CDS encoding LysE family translocator, producing the protein MMDDIQAAIPLGFLLSFMIGPVFFVLLETSATKGFRAGVFFDIGVIIADIVFLTIAYFSSFQLLENLSNQPGLFVFGGTILLVYGIVIFIKKTRKKANLKASTGTYLGLVVKGFLLNFINIGVLVFWLGLIVIVGPSLDNEGDRILVFFSTVLIVYFITDLVKIILAKQLKRYLTQERILLIKKVLGIVIIVCGIVLITKGFLPKEKFNIQDGIERISEKKPAN; encoded by the coding sequence ATGATGGATGATATACAGGCTGCAATTCCCTTAGGATTCCTACTGAGTTTTATGATAGGACCTGTATTTTTCGTGCTTTTGGAAACCAGTGCTACCAAAGGTTTCAGGGCAGGCGTTTTCTTTGACATAGGAGTTATTATCGCGGATATTGTTTTTTTGACCATTGCTTACTTCAGTAGTTTTCAATTGTTGGAAAACCTAAGCAACCAACCAGGTTTATTTGTCTTCGGAGGTACTATTTTGCTTGTTTATGGAATAGTAATTTTTATAAAAAAAACAAGGAAAAAAGCAAATCTAAAAGCATCAACAGGTACTTATTTGGGACTTGTGGTCAAAGGGTTTTTGTTGAACTTTATCAATATTGGCGTTTTGGTATTTTGGTTGGGTCTTATTGTAATCGTAGGGCCAAGTTTGGATAACGAAGGTGACAGGATATTGGTTTTTTTTAGTACAGTACTCATAGTTTATTTTATCACGGATTTGGTTAAAATAATTCTTGCAAAACAATTGAAAAGATATTTGACCCAAGAAAGAATACTTCTGATAAAAAAGGTGTTGGGAATCGTTATAATTGTTTGTGGTATTGTTCTAATAACAAAAGGATTCCTTCCAAAGGAAAAGTTCAACATACAGGATGGGATAGAAAGGATAAGTGAAAAAAAGCCGGCTAATTAG
- the folB gene encoding dihydroneopterin aldolase — MGKIKLNNIRVHSNHGCLKEEMLIGSDYRVDLEIHSDLSKPSASDKLSETVDYVHLNNIVKEEMAVRSNLLEHVAKRIIDRIFLELPSITKAEIAVSKINPPIGGDVESVAVVLGADSPMK; from the coding sequence GTGGGGAAAATAAAACTGAACAATATTAGGGTACATTCCAATCATGGGTGCCTTAAAGAAGAAATGCTGATTGGAAGTGATTATAGAGTAGACCTGGAAATCCATTCAGATTTGTCAAAACCTTCAGCATCCGATAAGCTTTCCGAAACTGTGGACTATGTTCATTTAAACAATATTGTTAAAGAAGAGATGGCTGTCCGTTCTAATCTTCTTGAGCATGTGGCCAAACGTATCATAGATCGTATCTTTTTAGAGCTTCCCTCAATTACAAAAGCTGAAATTGCAGTATCAAAAATCAATCCGCCTATTGGTGGCGATGTAGAAAGTGTTGCTGTAGTTTTAGGAGCTGATAGCCCAATGAAATGA
- a CDS encoding type IX secretion system membrane protein PorP/SprF, whose protein sequence is MFKKISTSIFIFCFIVSVTAQELTIPQLSQYIADNPFLMSPTYAGIGDHIKVRLNGLTQWVGIEDAPDTQTLAADARIGNRSGVGLLLYNDSNGRTRQRGSRISFAHHLTLNRYDDVFLSFGVSYNFNQFRIDIEDIQENNGQLPEDDKSTTNHNFDLGFLYRYNKFYFTLNASNILNKDLTNFNTANVINEPNQLRNYYVYTGYNFSKSKNSKLEIEPSIFFQLFESDGRSVTDLNTKFRFHDFEDYYYVGITYRFLNDQVGKPLYVAPIAGLKKSNFYFGYSYQVITNEILGYSQGTHVLTVGMDLFQGISNCRCMY, encoded by the coding sequence ATGTTTAAAAAAATCTCAACCTCAATCTTTATATTTTGCTTCATTGTAAGTGTTACAGCACAGGAATTGACCATTCCGCAGCTATCCCAATATATTGCGGACAATCCTTTTTTAATGTCCCCTACCTATGCGGGAATAGGAGATCACATAAAAGTTAGACTCAATGGCCTTACCCAATGGGTGGGCATAGAGGATGCTCCTGACACGCAGACCTTGGCAGCCGATGCAAGAATAGGTAATAGATCGGGCGTTGGATTGTTATTGTATAATGATAGTAATGGTCGTACTAGGCAAAGAGGTTCACGGATTTCTTTTGCTCATCATCTTACTTTAAATCGGTATGATGATGTCTTTCTATCTTTTGGTGTTTCATACAACTTTAACCAATTTAGAATTGATATCGAGGATATACAAGAAAATAATGGGCAATTACCAGAAGATGATAAATCCACTACCAATCACAATTTTGATTTAGGATTTTTATATCGTTATAATAAATTTTATTTTACATTAAATGCTTCAAATATCCTTAACAAGGATTTAACAAATTTTAATACGGCAAATGTTATTAATGAACCAAATCAACTAAGAAATTATTACGTATATACTGGATATAATTTTAGTAAAAGTAAAAATAGTAAGCTGGAAATAGAACCTTCCATCTTTTTTCAGTTATTTGAGAGTGATGGCCGTTCCGTTACGGATTTGAATACAAAATTCCGCTTTCATGATTTTGAGGATTATTATTATGTTGGTATTACCTATCGTTTTTTGAACGATCAAGTAGGCAAACCTCTATATGTTGCTCCTATTGCGGGTCTTAAAAAAAGCAACTTCTATTTTGGATATTCCTATCAGGTCATTACCAACGAAATATTGGGCTATAGTCAAGGAACACATGTACTAACAGTGGGCATGGATTTGTTTCAAGGTATCAGCAACTGTAGGTGTATGTATTAA